The following are encoded together in the Thermococcus sibiricus MM 739 genome:
- a CDS encoding ABC transporter ATP-binding protein → MKVLRVKNLNFSYNGSKILHDISLEVEQGELVAILGPNGAGKSTLMKCIAGIFRCKEVEIFGEPLHRCSREELAKIIGYVPQSIIPGFMRVFDTVLLGRRPYIGLTPSREDIEIVKQTLKRLKIDHLALKPLNKLSGGEIQKVNIARALAQEPEILLMDEPTNNLDLKSQMEVMKIARKFAESGKTSIIIMHDVNLALRFADRFVFMKSGKIIKDGGKDVLTPKLFEEVYGVRGVIAEVEGTPIVIPALES, encoded by the coding sequence ATGAAGGTTTTGAGAGTAAAAAATCTCAATTTTAGCTACAATGGTTCAAAAATCCTGCATGATATCTCTTTGGAAGTTGAACAAGGAGAATTAGTTGCCATATTGGGCCCAAATGGTGCTGGAAAGAGCACTCTTATGAAGTGTATTGCGGGAATTTTCAGGTGTAAAGAAGTTGAAATTTTTGGAGAACCTTTACACCGGTGCTCCCGAGAAGAACTTGCAAAAATAATAGGGTACGTGCCTCAGAGTATTATTCCCGGTTTTATGAGGGTTTTTGATACGGTTCTTTTGGGCAGGAGACCATATATAGGACTCACACCATCAAGGGAAGATATTGAAATTGTCAAACAGACTCTAAAAAGGCTTAAAATTGACCACTTGGCACTAAAACCCTTAAACAAACTCAGCGGAGGAGAAATACAAAAAGTAAATATAGCCAGGGCCCTTGCTCAAGAACCGGAGATACTTTTAATGGACGAACCCACAAACAACCTTGACCTAAAAAGCCAGATGGAGGTGATGAAAATAGCAAGAAAATTTGCAGAGTCCGGTAAAACATCCATAATTATCATGCACGACGTTAACCTGGCATTACGCTTTGCAGACAGGTTTGTTTTCATGAAAAGTGGAAAAATAATAAAAGATGGGGGCAAAGATGTTCTCACACCGAAACTTTTTGAAGAGGTTTATGGGGTCAGGGGCGTTATTGCGGAAGTTGAAGGTACTCCCATAGTAATTCCAGCTTTAGAGAGCTGA
- the gapN gene encoding NADP-dependent glyceraldehyde-3-phosphate dehydrogenase yields MDKLVHNKIFDGIYRPGEDGIPEFKAYVAGQWVFGESFSEVKSPIDGRIIARVSRLSRDQVEEALARVYEKGREEIRNYPGEKRVQSFLKAAGLMREAFEDFVNVLILDAGKPKSNAVGETKATIERLEKTTFESRRMLGDYVPGDWSEETLESEGIVKREPYGLILAISPFNYPLFISAAKVVPALLSGNTVLLKPASADPLAAIMFVRVLELAGFPKESFALLTIPGSFMDDVVKDRRIRAITFTGSTEVGEHIIRTGGIKAYHLELGGKDPAIVLDDANLELASEKIVKGMVSFSGQRCDAIRLILAQEKIYEDLKARILEKLKGMEPRNPLEDENAVMGPLIDESSAEYIEEVYKDAVEKGARPLTEFRRKGNYVWPILLEVSKEKIKDLRAFNEDVFGSMALLIKVKDEDEAIEIAKSSRFGLDASVFSECERRARKVARKLEVGSVFINEYPRHGIGYYPFGGMKDSGVGREGIGYSVEQFTTTKTIVHNFKGYGVWEYL; encoded by the coding sequence ATGGACAAACTTGTCCACAACAAGATTTTCGACGGGATATACCGCCCGGGAGAAGACGGCATCCCGGAGTTCAAGGCATACGTTGCAGGGCAATGGGTCTTTGGAGAAAGTTTTTCCGAAGTGAAGAGCCCCATAGACGGCCGGATTATAGCGAGGGTCTCAAGGCTCAGCAGGGACCAGGTCGAAGAGGCCTTAGCAAGGGTTTACGAAAAGGGTAGAGAAGAGATAAGGAACTATCCCGGGGAGAAGAGAGTGCAGAGCTTCCTAAAAGCGGCGGGACTCATGAGGGAAGCCTTTGAGGACTTCGTGAACGTTCTGATACTCGATGCAGGCAAGCCCAAGAGCAACGCCGTTGGTGAAACAAAGGCCACTATCGAGAGGCTCGAAAAAACGACCTTTGAATCGAGGAGGATGCTCGGTGATTACGTGCCAGGCGACTGGAGCGAGGAGACTCTTGAAAGTGAGGGAATAGTGAAGAGGGAACCCTACGGATTGATACTCGCCATAAGCCCCTTTAACTACCCGTTGTTCATCTCGGCAGCCAAAGTAGTGCCTGCCCTGCTGAGCGGAAACACCGTATTGTTGAAGCCTGCGTCCGCCGATCCCTTAGCCGCTATCATGTTCGTTAGGGTCTTAGAGCTCGCGGGCTTTCCGAAGGAGAGCTTTGCACTCCTGACAATCCCGGGAAGCTTTATGGACGATGTTGTGAAGGACAGGCGCATAAGGGCGATAACATTTACTGGGAGCACCGAGGTGGGGGAGCACATCATAAGAACGGGCGGAATAAAGGCCTACCACCTTGAACTCGGAGGAAAGGATCCCGCCATAGTCCTCGATGATGCCAATCTGGAGCTGGCGAGTGAGAAGATCGTGAAGGGTATGGTGAGCTTTTCCGGGCAGAGGTGTGATGCGATAAGACTCATCCTGGCACAGGAGAAAATCTACGAGGATTTAAAGGCGAGAATACTTGAGAAGCTGAAAGGCATGGAGCCCAGGAACCCACTGGAGGACGAAAACGCCGTGATGGGTCCGCTGATTGACGAAAGCTCCGCAGAGTACATTGAAGAGGTTTATAAAGACGCCGTGGAGAAGGGGGCGAGGCCTCTAACGGAGTTCAGGCGGAAGGGCAACTACGTGTGGCCTATCCTGCTTGAGGTTAGCAAAGAAAAGATTAAAGATCTCAGAGCCTTTAATGAGGACGTTTTTGGATCGATGGCCCTTCTCATCAAGGTGAAGGACGAGGATGAAGCTATAGAGATAGCCAAATCCTCCCGCTTCGGGCTTGATGCCTCGGTTTTCAGCGAATGCGAAAGGAGGGCGAGAAAGGTCGCTAGAAAGCTTGAGGTTGGCAGCGTCTTCATAAACGAGTACCCGAGGCACGGGATAGGTTACTATCCCTTCGGAGGCATGAAGGACAGCGGCGTTGGAAGAGAGGGCATAGGTTATTCCGTAGAACAGTTCACGACGACAAAAACCATAGTGCATAACTTCAAGGGCTATGGTGTCTGGGAGTACCTTTGA
- a CDS encoding peptide-methionine (S)-S-oxide reductase, with the protein MGLKEAIFAGGCFWCMEATFERQPGVFEAIAGYTGEKLKTPPIKLLPRMKKGT; encoded by the coding sequence ATGGGACTAAAAGAGGCCATATTTGCGGGCGGTTGCTTCTGGTGTATGGAGGCAACCTTTGAGAGACAGCCGGGAGTCTTTGAAGCGATAGCGGGTTATACCGGTGAGAAATTGAAAACCCCACCTATTAAATTGCTTCCACGGATGAAAAAGGGCACATAG
- a CDS encoding 5-(carboxyamino)imidazole ribonucleotide synthase, with product MMIGIIGGGQLAKMMAQEARKLGFGIAVLDPQEKCPVCGLADVKITGSFMDGEKIRNLAEISDVLTYDIEHINVEVLKELEEEGYPVYPSPKILEIIQDKLVQMETMKKAGVPIPKFIRADRDELTEKAIEFGVPLVQKTRRGGYDGKGVAVIRTEKELDKLLPTDSMLQEFVEIEKEIAVMVARDQDGNIEVYPVVEMVFNEANILDFLVAPARIDEDIAREAQDIAVKVVEALDGVGIFGIEMFLSKDGTVLLNEVAPRPHNSGHYTIEACMTSQFEQHIRAITGLPLGNSELLVPAVMFNVLGEGYGRPKVLGMKEALRYPGVYVHIYGKPVVRPLRKMGHVTVVNKDLGKALEVAQKVKRIIKVVGDDP from the coding sequence ATGATGATCGGAATAATTGGTGGTGGACAGTTGGCAAAAATGATGGCTCAAGAAGCCAGGAAGCTGGGCTTTGGTATAGCAGTGTTAGATCCTCAAGAAAAATGCCCAGTCTGTGGTTTAGCAGACGTCAAAATAACAGGGAGCTTCATGGACGGAGAGAAGATAAGGAATCTCGCTGAAATCTCAGATGTCCTAACGTATGACATAGAGCACATAAATGTTGAAGTCCTAAAAGAGCTAGAAGAAGAGGGATATCCAGTCTACCCTTCTCCAAAAATACTTGAGATAATTCAAGACAAACTCGTTCAGATGGAGACCATGAAAAAAGCAGGTGTCCCGATTCCAAAATTCATAAGGGCCGATAGAGATGAACTCACGGAAAAGGCCATTGAATTCGGCGTTCCCTTGGTTCAAAAAACGAGAAGGGGAGGGTATGATGGGAAGGGTGTGGCGGTCATAAGAACCGAGAAGGAACTTGACAAGCTCCTCCCAACAGATTCAATGCTTCAAGAGTTCGTAGAAATAGAGAAAGAGATAGCAGTAATGGTTGCTAGGGATCAAGACGGGAACATTGAAGTCTATCCAGTAGTAGAGATGGTCTTTAACGAGGCAAACATCCTTGATTTCCTAGTGGCTCCAGCTCGAATAGATGAAGATATCGCTAGAGAGGCCCAGGACATTGCAGTTAAAGTCGTTGAGGCTCTAGACGGGGTAGGAATATTTGGGATTGAGATGTTCCTGTCAAAAGACGGCACGGTTCTCTTAAACGAAGTGGCCCCCAGGCCTCACAACTCAGGTCATTATACAATAGAAGCCTGCATGACAAGCCAGTTTGAGCAACACATAAGAGCCATTACCGGTCTGCCACTGGGAAACTCTGAGCTTCTGGTCCCTGCCGTAATGTTCAACGTTCTGGGCGAAGGCTATGGAAGACCAAAAGTTCTCGGAATGAAGGAAGCCCTGAGATATCCTGGGGTGTATGTGCATATTTACGGCAAACCTGTTGTTAGGCCTTTAAGAAAAATGGGGCACGTTACCGTTGTTAATAAGGACTTAGGTAAAGCCCTAGAAGTTGCCCAAAAAGTCAAGAGAATTATTAAGGTGGTGGGAGATGACCCCTAA
- the purE gene encoding 5-(carboxyamino)imidazole ribonucleotide mutase: MTPKVGIIMGSDSDLPVMKEAAKVLEEFGVEYEITIVSAHRTPERMYEYAKTARERGVEVIIAGAGGAAHLPGMTASITTLPVIGVPVKSKALNGLDSLLSIVQMPSGVPVATVAINNAKNAALLALRILSIKYPEIAEKLEKYREEMRKTVEEKAKKLEKIGWAKYLGEGLNG; encoded by the coding sequence ATGACCCCTAAAGTAGGAATTATAATGGGTAGCGATTCCGATTTGCCGGTCATGAAGGAAGCTGCTAAAGTTCTCGAGGAATTTGGTGTAGAGTATGAAATAACAATAGTTTCAGCCCACAGAACTCCAGAAAGGATGTATGAATACGCCAAGACGGCAAGAGAGAGGGGTGTTGAAGTTATAATTGCAGGCGCAGGCGGGGCTGCTCATCTGCCAGGAATGACAGCTTCGATAACGACTCTTCCAGTAATCGGGGTTCCTGTCAAGAGCAAGGCTTTGAATGGCTTGGATTCCCTTCTCTCGATAGTCCAAATGCCTAGCGGAGTGCCAGTAGCGACAGTGGCAATAAACAATGCCAAAAATGCTGCCCTGCTCGCCTTGAGAATACTTTCGATAAAGTATCCCGAGATTGCAGAAAAGCTGGAGAAATACAGGGAAGAAATGAGAAAAACCGTTGAAGAGAAAGCCAAGAAGCTTGAAAAGATAGGATGGGCAAAATACCTCGGAGAAGGACTCAACGGGTGA
- a CDS encoding VIT1/CCC1 transporter family protein — protein MEEMLKLASQFYEDEYKDSVLYASLSRDEKDLKLRDEFLRLSHIESNHAKFWHGFLDKRGKKPKKIKIGRLSFFFVKMLRKLLGPGTVVSLLEMGENSAIQKYFNFLTKYKLSDEEREVISKIIIDELEHEHFFYESKKRFHVENIRDFVLGMNDGLVELLGAVTGLSAVYVHNPKIVGISGLIVGVAGALSMGIGAFISVRSQRQVNESVKERMEVLFRVSPERAKGELMERLLESGMPEDVAREVAEKLSSNESAMINLLVQGGNENEIRSAFYTGLAYLTGIIFPVLPYFIASSSLLALPFSIFLAGTALAVVASVISILSGISVRKKIFEMVVTGLGAAFLSYLFGKLMEGLFHISAL, from the coding sequence ATGGAGGAAATGCTGAAATTAGCGAGTCAATTTTACGAGGACGAATACAAGGACTCTGTTCTTTATGCATCCTTGAGTAGAGATGAGAAGGATCTCAAGTTGAGAGACGAATTTTTAAGGCTATCTCACATTGAATCCAATCACGCAAAGTTCTGGCACGGCTTTTTGGACAAGAGAGGCAAAAAACCGAAAAAAATAAAGATAGGCAGGCTCAGTTTCTTTTTTGTGAAAATGCTTAGGAAGCTTTTAGGGCCAGGAACTGTTGTTTCTTTGCTTGAAATGGGAGAAAACTCGGCCATTCAGAAGTATTTTAACTTTCTAACAAAATACAAGCTTAGTGATGAAGAAAGAGAAGTGATTTCGAAGATAATTATAGATGAGCTTGAACATGAACACTTTTTCTATGAAAGCAAGAAACGCTTTCACGTGGAGAACATAAGGGATTTTGTTCTCGGAATGAATGATGGTCTTGTAGAGCTTTTGGGAGCGGTTACTGGACTTTCAGCAGTCTACGTTCATAATCCAAAGATAGTGGGGATTAGTGGTCTGATAGTTGGAGTAGCAGGAGCACTTTCTATGGGAATAGGTGCTTTTATCTCGGTTAGATCTCAAAGACAGGTAAATGAGAGTGTAAAAGAGAGAATGGAGGTGCTTTTTAGAGTCTCTCCAGAGAGAGCAAAGGGAGAGCTTATGGAAAGGCTTTTAGAAAGCGGCATGCCAGAGGATGTTGCAAGAGAAGTTGCAGAAAAACTTTCTTCTAATGAAAGTGCAATGATAAATCTTCTTGTGCAGGGTGGAAATGAGAATGAGATACGTTCTGCTTTCTATACGGGCTTGGCCTATTTAACGGGAATAATCTTTCCAGTGTTGCCATATTTTATTGCCTCATCATCTTTGCTTGCATTGCCTTTCTCAATCTTTCTGGCTGGAACTGCTCTGGCAGTGGTTGCAAGTGTTATCTCAATACTTTCAGGGATTTCAGTAAGGAAAAAGATCTTTGAGATGGTTGTTACTGGACTAGGTGCAGCGTTCTTAAGTTATCTCTTTGGAAAATTAATGGAAGGCCTCTTTCACATATCAGCTCTCTAA
- a CDS encoding MarR family transcriptional regulator, with product MSEEIVFKVLKESGKPLKSAEIAEIAGIDKKEVDKAIKNLKKGGKIISPKRCYYAPAE from the coding sequence ATGAGTGAGGAGATAGTTTTCAAAGTTTTAAAGGAATCTGGAAAGCCTCTAAAGAGTGCTGAAATAGCAGAAATAGCTGGAATTGACAAGAAGGAAGTTGACAAAGCAATTAAAAATCTCAAAAAGGGAGGAAAAATCATTTCGCCAAAGAGGTGCTACTACGCCCCTGCAGAGTGA